In Gopherus evgoodei ecotype Sinaloan lineage unplaced genomic scaffold, rGopEvg1_v1.p scaffold_37_arrow_ctg1, whole genome shotgun sequence, the following proteins share a genomic window:
- the LOC115642043 gene encoding maestro heat-like repeat-containing protein family member 2B isoform X1, with amino-acid sequence METLLEEEPTSNWFQEMFELLATWFSSEKEWERERAFQASTQLLTAYQETVHSTTQETFNQFGSLIGRIAPYSCDSLATSRQRVVDCISCLLSMQGQPMNLGSAEEELSCLCEELTTAPDPEALFQASSKMARVVSEYFPSEQAADFIEATMDSMLSANPTCATAAGLWMKIILKECGDAILDQVPAILDIIYSHMSNIQEGSLRQFLLEAVPILAHQHLEAVISSLLSKRLPMDSDTTELWRSLGGDPLLATQVLQVLIEKIKTSTSQEGSVTSETETDRHLAVAEPLSATCAIFEVVSALQSSKAVQKLLPELFPVLLQQVSRTLGQKMPLPVISSQESFQKDRQHTEGNPCRFSVQAFESMLSKVGNVRLMRELREQGTWILLENPQTHHEGVCLLVRVLLRSELVTPEIIQSLLAWVNSPTENYRVTSTAFLAQLMSDPMLREKKFLKSVLRVLEERSQDRNSIVRQMAVRGLGNIVDGAPQKVKKHKKFLLDILIRALHDIFSSEVIGESMNALAKVLKQLKEKDIGSSFRDLTQQIRTYFDDEDDALRSVAFVLFGILAQLTKNKWKAYFTEQVRKSWVTLLLHLQDPNPQVSMKCRATFQLCFPFLGLKRLQHVINKHLDDTAKLNPTELQEDICRHLAKENLELLENLYKTTLTYFYSSWEGIRAAAAKLAGIILEHIDMHLMKWLYRGYLLMYLQVLEKDPSPTVQLVATEIISDIRSGGVLEK; translated from the exons ATGGAGACTTTGCTGGAGGAAGAACCAACCAGCAACTGGTTCCAGGAAATGTTTGAA CTCCTAGCGACATGGTTCAGTTCAGAgaaggagtgggagagagaaagggcCTTTCAGGCCAGCACCCAGCTGCTGACTGCCTATCAAGAGACAGTTCATAGCACA ACTCAGGAAACTTTTAATCAGTTTGGATCTCTGATTGGACGAATAGCACCATACAGCTGTGATTCACTGGCCACGTCCCGTCAGCGGGTGGTTGACTGTATCAGCTGCCTTCTCAGTATGCAAG GCCAGCCCATGAACCTGGGGTCAGCGGAGGAGGAGCTGAGCTGTCTCTGTGAAGAACTAACAACAGCTCCAGACCCTGAGGCTCTGTTTCAGGCATCTTCCAAAATGGCCAGG GTTGTTAGTGAGTACTTCCCTTCCGAACAGGCTGCAGACTTTATTGAGGCCACAATGGATAGTATGCTGTCTGCTAACCCCACCTGTGCCACGGCAGCTGGGCTATGGATGAAGATCATCCTAAAGGAGTGTGGAGATGCCATACTGGACCAG GTGCCAGCTATCCTGGATATAATATATAGCCACATGTCTAATATCCAGGAGGGCAGCTTGAGGCAGTTCCTGCTGGAGGCAGTGCCCATTCTAGCTCACCAGCACCTAGAGGCAGTGATCTCCAGCCTCCTCAGCAAGCGTCTGCCGATGGACAG TGACACCACTGAGCTGTGGAGATCTCTGGGGGGGGACCCCTTGCTTGCCACTCAAGTCCTACAGGTCCTGATAGAAAAAATAAAGACGTCAACAAGCCAAGAAGGAAGCGTCACCTCAGAGACTGAAACTGACAGGCATTTGGCAGTTGCTGAACCTCTCTCA GCAACATGTGCCATCTTTGAGGTGGTATCAGCACTGCAGTCGAGCAAAGCTGTGCAGAAGCTGCTCCCAGAGTTGTTTCCTGTTCTCCTGCAGCAGGTCAGCCGAACTTTAGGCCAAAAGATGCCTTTGCCAGTGATCAGCAGTCAGGAGTCATTCCAAAAAGACCGACAACATACTGAAGGCAACCCTTGCCG GTTTTCTGTCCAAGCATTTGAATCCATGCTTTCCAAAGTTGGGAATGTGAGACTGATGAGAGAACTCAGGGAGCAGGGAACGTGGATTCTACTTGAAAACCCCCAGACTCACCATGAGGGAGTGTGTCTGCTGGTGAG AGTTCTGCTAAGATCTGAACTAGTAACACCTGAGATCATCCAAAGCCTCCTCGCCTGGGTGAATTCCCCGACAGAAAACTACCGAGTCACCAGCACAGCTTTCCTTGCCCAG CTCATGAGTGATCCCATGCTCAGGGAGAAGAAGTTCCTGAAGAGTGTCTTACGCGTCTTGGAAGAAAGGTCACAGGATAGGAACAGCATTGTCCGTCAGATGGCTGTAAGAGGCCTGGGAAATATAGTCGATGGGGCGCCTCAGAAG GTGAAAAAGCACAAGAAGTTTCTTCTGGACATACTGATCAGGGCCTTACATGACATTTTCAGTTCTGAAGTCATTGGCGAGAGCATGAATGCACTGGCCAAAGTCCTGAAGCAACTGAAAGAGAAGGACATCGGTTCTTCCTTCAGAGACCTCACCCAACAGATCCGGACCTACTTTGACGAT GAGGATGATGCTCTTCGCTCAGTGGCCTTTGTCCTATTTGGCATCCTGGCTCAGTTGACAAAGAACAAATGGAAGGCCTATTTCACCGAGCAGGTTCGAAAGAGCTGGGTCACGCTTCTGCTGCACCTGCAAGACCCAAACCCCCAGGTTTCAATG AAATGCAGAGCTACATTTCAGCTCTGTTTCCCGTTTTTGGGACTGAAGAGACTCCAACATGTGATTAATAAGCACCTTGATGACACAGCCAAGCTGAATCCTACAGAACTCCAGGAGGACATTTGCAGACACCTT GCCAAAGAGAATTTAGAACTGCTGGAGAACTTATACAAAACCACCCTCACGTACTTCTACAGCAGCTGGGAAGGGATTCGGGCAGCTGCCGCCAAGTTAGCTG GCATCATCCTGGAACACATAGACATGCACCTTATGAAATGGCTGTACCGGGGATATCTGCTGATGT ATCTCCAGGTCCTAGAGAAAGATCCAAGTCCCACTGTTCAGCTGGTGGCAACCGAGATCATAAGTGACATCCGTTCTGGTGGAGTGCTTGAGAAATGA
- the LOC115642043 gene encoding maestro heat-like repeat-containing protein family member 2B isoform X3: METLLEEEPTSNWFQEMFELLATWFSSEKEWERERAFQASTQLLTAYQETVHSTTQETFNQFGSLIGRIAPYSCDSLATSRQRVVDCISCLLSMQGQPMNLGSAEEELSCLCEELTTAPDPEALFQASSKMARVVSEYFPSEQAADFIEATMDSMLSANPTCATAAGLWMKIILKECGDAILDQVPAILDIIYSHMSNIQEGSLRQFLLEAVPILAHQHLEAVISSLLSKRLPMDSDTTELWRSLGGDPLLATQVLQVLIEKIKTSTSQEGSVTSETETDRHLAVAEPLSATCAIFEVVSALQSSKAVQKLLPELFPVLLQQVSRTLGQKMPLPVISSQESFQKDRQHTEGNPCRVLLRSELVTPEIIQSLLAWVNSPTENYRVTSTAFLAQLMSDPMLREKKFLKSVLRVLEERSQDRNSIVRQMAVRGLGNIVDGAPQKVKKHKKFLLDILIRALHDIFSSEVIGESMNALAKVLKQLKEKDIGSSFRDLTQQIRTYFDDEDDALRSVAFVLFGILAQLTKNKWKAYFTEQVRKSWVTLLLHLQDPNPQVSMKCRATFQLCFPFLGLKRLQHVINKHLDDTAKLNPTELQEDICRHLAKENLELLENLYKTTLTYFYSSWEGIRAAAAKLAGIILEHIDMHLMKWLYRGYLLMYLQVLEKDPSPTVQLVATEIISDIRSGGVLEK; encoded by the exons ATGGAGACTTTGCTGGAGGAAGAACCAACCAGCAACTGGTTCCAGGAAATGTTTGAA CTCCTAGCGACATGGTTCAGTTCAGAgaaggagtgggagagagaaagggcCTTTCAGGCCAGCACCCAGCTGCTGACTGCCTATCAAGAGACAGTTCATAGCACA ACTCAGGAAACTTTTAATCAGTTTGGATCTCTGATTGGACGAATAGCACCATACAGCTGTGATTCACTGGCCACGTCCCGTCAGCGGGTGGTTGACTGTATCAGCTGCCTTCTCAGTATGCAAG GCCAGCCCATGAACCTGGGGTCAGCGGAGGAGGAGCTGAGCTGTCTCTGTGAAGAACTAACAACAGCTCCAGACCCTGAGGCTCTGTTTCAGGCATCTTCCAAAATGGCCAGG GTTGTTAGTGAGTACTTCCCTTCCGAACAGGCTGCAGACTTTATTGAGGCCACAATGGATAGTATGCTGTCTGCTAACCCCACCTGTGCCACGGCAGCTGGGCTATGGATGAAGATCATCCTAAAGGAGTGTGGAGATGCCATACTGGACCAG GTGCCAGCTATCCTGGATATAATATATAGCCACATGTCTAATATCCAGGAGGGCAGCTTGAGGCAGTTCCTGCTGGAGGCAGTGCCCATTCTAGCTCACCAGCACCTAGAGGCAGTGATCTCCAGCCTCCTCAGCAAGCGTCTGCCGATGGACAG TGACACCACTGAGCTGTGGAGATCTCTGGGGGGGGACCCCTTGCTTGCCACTCAAGTCCTACAGGTCCTGATAGAAAAAATAAAGACGTCAACAAGCCAAGAAGGAAGCGTCACCTCAGAGACTGAAACTGACAGGCATTTGGCAGTTGCTGAACCTCTCTCA GCAACATGTGCCATCTTTGAGGTGGTATCAGCACTGCAGTCGAGCAAAGCTGTGCAGAAGCTGCTCCCAGAGTTGTTTCCTGTTCTCCTGCAGCAGGTCAGCCGAACTTTAGGCCAAAAGATGCCTTTGCCAGTGATCAGCAGTCAGGAGTCATTCCAAAAAGACCGACAACATACTGAAGGCAACCCTTGCCG AGTTCTGCTAAGATCTGAACTAGTAACACCTGAGATCATCCAAAGCCTCCTCGCCTGGGTGAATTCCCCGACAGAAAACTACCGAGTCACCAGCACAGCTTTCCTTGCCCAG CTCATGAGTGATCCCATGCTCAGGGAGAAGAAGTTCCTGAAGAGTGTCTTACGCGTCTTGGAAGAAAGGTCACAGGATAGGAACAGCATTGTCCGTCAGATGGCTGTAAGAGGCCTGGGAAATATAGTCGATGGGGCGCCTCAGAAG GTGAAAAAGCACAAGAAGTTTCTTCTGGACATACTGATCAGGGCCTTACATGACATTTTCAGTTCTGAAGTCATTGGCGAGAGCATGAATGCACTGGCCAAAGTCCTGAAGCAACTGAAAGAGAAGGACATCGGTTCTTCCTTCAGAGACCTCACCCAACAGATCCGGACCTACTTTGACGAT GAGGATGATGCTCTTCGCTCAGTGGCCTTTGTCCTATTTGGCATCCTGGCTCAGTTGACAAAGAACAAATGGAAGGCCTATTTCACCGAGCAGGTTCGAAAGAGCTGGGTCACGCTTCTGCTGCACCTGCAAGACCCAAACCCCCAGGTTTCAATG AAATGCAGAGCTACATTTCAGCTCTGTTTCCCGTTTTTGGGACTGAAGAGACTCCAACATGTGATTAATAAGCACCTTGATGACACAGCCAAGCTGAATCCTACAGAACTCCAGGAGGACATTTGCAGACACCTT GCCAAAGAGAATTTAGAACTGCTGGAGAACTTATACAAAACCACCCTCACGTACTTCTACAGCAGCTGGGAAGGGATTCGGGCAGCTGCCGCCAAGTTAGCTG GCATCATCCTGGAACACATAGACATGCACCTTATGAAATGGCTGTACCGGGGATATCTGCTGATGT ATCTCCAGGTCCTAGAGAAAGATCCAAGTCCCACTGTTCAGCTGGTGGCAACCGAGATCATAAGTGACATCCGTTCTGGTGGAGTGCTTGAGAAATGA
- the LOC115642043 gene encoding maestro heat-like repeat-containing protein family member 2B isoform X4: METLLEEEPTSNWFQEMFELLATWFSSEKEWERERAFQASTQLLTAYQETVHSTTQETFNQFGSLIGRIAPYSCDSLATSRQRVVDCISCLLSMQGQPMNLGSAEEELSCLCEELTTAPDPEALFQASSKMARVVSEYFPSEQAADFIEATMDSMLSANPTCATAAGLWMKIILKECGDAILDQVPAILDIIYSHMSNIQEGSLRQFLLEAVPILAHQHLEAVISSLLSKRLPMDSDTTELWRSLGGDPLLATQVLQVLIEKIKTSTSQEGSVTSETETDRHLAVAEPLSATCAIFEVVSALQSSKAVQKLLPELFPVLLQQVSRTLGQKMPLPVISSQESFQKDRQHTEGNPCRFSVQAFESMLSKVGNVRLMRELREQGTWILLENPQTHHEGVCLLVRVLLRSELVTPEIIQSLLAWVNSPTENYRVTSTAFLAQLMSDPMLREKKFLKSVLRVLEERSQDRNSIVRQMAVRGLGNIVDGAPQKVKKHKKFLLDILIRALHDIFSSEVIGESMNALAKVLKQLKEKDIGSSFRDLTQQIRTYFDDEDDALRSVAFVLFGILAQLTKNKWKAYFTEQVRKSWVTLLLHLQDPNPQVSMKCRATFQLCFPFLGLKRLQHVINKHLDDTAKLNPTELQEDICRHLASSWNT; encoded by the exons ATGGAGACTTTGCTGGAGGAAGAACCAACCAGCAACTGGTTCCAGGAAATGTTTGAA CTCCTAGCGACATGGTTCAGTTCAGAgaaggagtgggagagagaaagggcCTTTCAGGCCAGCACCCAGCTGCTGACTGCCTATCAAGAGACAGTTCATAGCACA ACTCAGGAAACTTTTAATCAGTTTGGATCTCTGATTGGACGAATAGCACCATACAGCTGTGATTCACTGGCCACGTCCCGTCAGCGGGTGGTTGACTGTATCAGCTGCCTTCTCAGTATGCAAG GCCAGCCCATGAACCTGGGGTCAGCGGAGGAGGAGCTGAGCTGTCTCTGTGAAGAACTAACAACAGCTCCAGACCCTGAGGCTCTGTTTCAGGCATCTTCCAAAATGGCCAGG GTTGTTAGTGAGTACTTCCCTTCCGAACAGGCTGCAGACTTTATTGAGGCCACAATGGATAGTATGCTGTCTGCTAACCCCACCTGTGCCACGGCAGCTGGGCTATGGATGAAGATCATCCTAAAGGAGTGTGGAGATGCCATACTGGACCAG GTGCCAGCTATCCTGGATATAATATATAGCCACATGTCTAATATCCAGGAGGGCAGCTTGAGGCAGTTCCTGCTGGAGGCAGTGCCCATTCTAGCTCACCAGCACCTAGAGGCAGTGATCTCCAGCCTCCTCAGCAAGCGTCTGCCGATGGACAG TGACACCACTGAGCTGTGGAGATCTCTGGGGGGGGACCCCTTGCTTGCCACTCAAGTCCTACAGGTCCTGATAGAAAAAATAAAGACGTCAACAAGCCAAGAAGGAAGCGTCACCTCAGAGACTGAAACTGACAGGCATTTGGCAGTTGCTGAACCTCTCTCA GCAACATGTGCCATCTTTGAGGTGGTATCAGCACTGCAGTCGAGCAAAGCTGTGCAGAAGCTGCTCCCAGAGTTGTTTCCTGTTCTCCTGCAGCAGGTCAGCCGAACTTTAGGCCAAAAGATGCCTTTGCCAGTGATCAGCAGTCAGGAGTCATTCCAAAAAGACCGACAACATACTGAAGGCAACCCTTGCCG GTTTTCTGTCCAAGCATTTGAATCCATGCTTTCCAAAGTTGGGAATGTGAGACTGATGAGAGAACTCAGGGAGCAGGGAACGTGGATTCTACTTGAAAACCCCCAGACTCACCATGAGGGAGTGTGTCTGCTGGTGAG AGTTCTGCTAAGATCTGAACTAGTAACACCTGAGATCATCCAAAGCCTCCTCGCCTGGGTGAATTCCCCGACAGAAAACTACCGAGTCACCAGCACAGCTTTCCTTGCCCAG CTCATGAGTGATCCCATGCTCAGGGAGAAGAAGTTCCTGAAGAGTGTCTTACGCGTCTTGGAAGAAAGGTCACAGGATAGGAACAGCATTGTCCGTCAGATGGCTGTAAGAGGCCTGGGAAATATAGTCGATGGGGCGCCTCAGAAG GTGAAAAAGCACAAGAAGTTTCTTCTGGACATACTGATCAGGGCCTTACATGACATTTTCAGTTCTGAAGTCATTGGCGAGAGCATGAATGCACTGGCCAAAGTCCTGAAGCAACTGAAAGAGAAGGACATCGGTTCTTCCTTCAGAGACCTCACCCAACAGATCCGGACCTACTTTGACGAT GAGGATGATGCTCTTCGCTCAGTGGCCTTTGTCCTATTTGGCATCCTGGCTCAGTTGACAAAGAACAAATGGAAGGCCTATTTCACCGAGCAGGTTCGAAAGAGCTGGGTCACGCTTCTGCTGCACCTGCAAGACCCAAACCCCCAGGTTTCAATG AAATGCAGAGCTACATTTCAGCTCTGTTTCCCGTTTTTGGGACTGAAGAGACTCCAACATGTGATTAATAAGCACCTTGATGACACAGCCAAGCTGAATCCTACAGAACTCCAGGAGGACATTTGCAGACACCTT GCATCATCCTGGAACACATAG
- the LOC115642043 gene encoding maestro heat-like repeat-containing protein family member 2B isoform X2, whose translation METLLEEEPTSNWFQEMFETQETFNQFGSLIGRIAPYSCDSLATSRQRVVDCISCLLSMQGQPMNLGSAEEELSCLCEELTTAPDPEALFQASSKMARVVSEYFPSEQAADFIEATMDSMLSANPTCATAAGLWMKIILKECGDAILDQVPAILDIIYSHMSNIQEGSLRQFLLEAVPILAHQHLEAVISSLLSKRLPMDSDTTELWRSLGGDPLLATQVLQVLIEKIKTSTSQEGSVTSETETDRHLAVAEPLSATCAIFEVVSALQSSKAVQKLLPELFPVLLQQVSRTLGQKMPLPVISSQESFQKDRQHTEGNPCRFSVQAFESMLSKVGNVRLMRELREQGTWILLENPQTHHEGVCLLVRVLLRSELVTPEIIQSLLAWVNSPTENYRVTSTAFLAQLMSDPMLREKKFLKSVLRVLEERSQDRNSIVRQMAVRGLGNIVDGAPQKVKKHKKFLLDILIRALHDIFSSEVIGESMNALAKVLKQLKEKDIGSSFRDLTQQIRTYFDDEDDALRSVAFVLFGILAQLTKNKWKAYFTEQVRKSWVTLLLHLQDPNPQVSMKCRATFQLCFPFLGLKRLQHVINKHLDDTAKLNPTELQEDICRHLAKENLELLENLYKTTLTYFYSSWEGIRAAAAKLAGIILEHIDMHLMKWLYRGYLLMYLQVLEKDPSPTVQLVATEIISDIRSGGVLEK comes from the exons ATGGAGACTTTGCTGGAGGAAGAACCAACCAGCAACTGGTTCCAGGAAATGTTTGAA ACTCAGGAAACTTTTAATCAGTTTGGATCTCTGATTGGACGAATAGCACCATACAGCTGTGATTCACTGGCCACGTCCCGTCAGCGGGTGGTTGACTGTATCAGCTGCCTTCTCAGTATGCAAG GCCAGCCCATGAACCTGGGGTCAGCGGAGGAGGAGCTGAGCTGTCTCTGTGAAGAACTAACAACAGCTCCAGACCCTGAGGCTCTGTTTCAGGCATCTTCCAAAATGGCCAGG GTTGTTAGTGAGTACTTCCCTTCCGAACAGGCTGCAGACTTTATTGAGGCCACAATGGATAGTATGCTGTCTGCTAACCCCACCTGTGCCACGGCAGCTGGGCTATGGATGAAGATCATCCTAAAGGAGTGTGGAGATGCCATACTGGACCAG GTGCCAGCTATCCTGGATATAATATATAGCCACATGTCTAATATCCAGGAGGGCAGCTTGAGGCAGTTCCTGCTGGAGGCAGTGCCCATTCTAGCTCACCAGCACCTAGAGGCAGTGATCTCCAGCCTCCTCAGCAAGCGTCTGCCGATGGACAG TGACACCACTGAGCTGTGGAGATCTCTGGGGGGGGACCCCTTGCTTGCCACTCAAGTCCTACAGGTCCTGATAGAAAAAATAAAGACGTCAACAAGCCAAGAAGGAAGCGTCACCTCAGAGACTGAAACTGACAGGCATTTGGCAGTTGCTGAACCTCTCTCA GCAACATGTGCCATCTTTGAGGTGGTATCAGCACTGCAGTCGAGCAAAGCTGTGCAGAAGCTGCTCCCAGAGTTGTTTCCTGTTCTCCTGCAGCAGGTCAGCCGAACTTTAGGCCAAAAGATGCCTTTGCCAGTGATCAGCAGTCAGGAGTCATTCCAAAAAGACCGACAACATACTGAAGGCAACCCTTGCCG GTTTTCTGTCCAAGCATTTGAATCCATGCTTTCCAAAGTTGGGAATGTGAGACTGATGAGAGAACTCAGGGAGCAGGGAACGTGGATTCTACTTGAAAACCCCCAGACTCACCATGAGGGAGTGTGTCTGCTGGTGAG AGTTCTGCTAAGATCTGAACTAGTAACACCTGAGATCATCCAAAGCCTCCTCGCCTGGGTGAATTCCCCGACAGAAAACTACCGAGTCACCAGCACAGCTTTCCTTGCCCAG CTCATGAGTGATCCCATGCTCAGGGAGAAGAAGTTCCTGAAGAGTGTCTTACGCGTCTTGGAAGAAAGGTCACAGGATAGGAACAGCATTGTCCGTCAGATGGCTGTAAGAGGCCTGGGAAATATAGTCGATGGGGCGCCTCAGAAG GTGAAAAAGCACAAGAAGTTTCTTCTGGACATACTGATCAGGGCCTTACATGACATTTTCAGTTCTGAAGTCATTGGCGAGAGCATGAATGCACTGGCCAAAGTCCTGAAGCAACTGAAAGAGAAGGACATCGGTTCTTCCTTCAGAGACCTCACCCAACAGATCCGGACCTACTTTGACGAT GAGGATGATGCTCTTCGCTCAGTGGCCTTTGTCCTATTTGGCATCCTGGCTCAGTTGACAAAGAACAAATGGAAGGCCTATTTCACCGAGCAGGTTCGAAAGAGCTGGGTCACGCTTCTGCTGCACCTGCAAGACCCAAACCCCCAGGTTTCAATG AAATGCAGAGCTACATTTCAGCTCTGTTTCCCGTTTTTGGGACTGAAGAGACTCCAACATGTGATTAATAAGCACCTTGATGACACAGCCAAGCTGAATCCTACAGAACTCCAGGAGGACATTTGCAGACACCTT GCCAAAGAGAATTTAGAACTGCTGGAGAACTTATACAAAACCACCCTCACGTACTTCTACAGCAGCTGGGAAGGGATTCGGGCAGCTGCCGCCAAGTTAGCTG GCATCATCCTGGAACACATAGACATGCACCTTATGAAATGGCTGTACCGGGGATATCTGCTGATGT ATCTCCAGGTCCTAGAGAAAGATCCAAGTCCCACTGTTCAGCTGGTGGCAACCGAGATCATAAGTGACATCCGTTCTGGTGGAGTGCTTGAGAAATGA
- the LOC115642043 gene encoding maestro heat-like repeat-containing protein family member 2B isoform X5, producing MNLGSAEEELSCLCEELTTAPDPEALFQASSKMARVVSEYFPSEQAADFIEATMDSMLSANPTCATAAGLWMKIILKECGDAILDQVPAILDIIYSHMSNIQEGSLRQFLLEAVPILAHQHLEAVISSLLSKRLPMDSDTTELWRSLGGDPLLATQVLQVLIEKIKTSTSQEGSVTSETETDRHLAVAEPLSATCAIFEVVSALQSSKAVQKLLPELFPVLLQQVSRTLGQKMPLPVISSQESFQKDRQHTEGNPCRFSVQAFESMLSKVGNVRLMRELREQGTWILLENPQTHHEGVCLLVRVLLRSELVTPEIIQSLLAWVNSPTENYRVTSTAFLAQLMSDPMLREKKFLKSVLRVLEERSQDRNSIVRQMAVRGLGNIVDGAPQKVKKHKKFLLDILIRALHDIFSSEVIGESMNALAKVLKQLKEKDIGSSFRDLTQQIRTYFDDEDDALRSVAFVLFGILAQLTKNKWKAYFTEQVRKSWVTLLLHLQDPNPQVSMKCRATFQLCFPFLGLKRLQHVINKHLDDTAKLNPTELQEDICRHLAKENLELLENLYKTTLTYFYSSWEGIRAAAAKLAGIILEHIDMHLMKWLYRGYLLMYLQVLEKDPSPTVQLVATEIISDIRSGGVLEK from the exons ATGAACCTGGGGTCAGCGGAGGAGGAGCTGAGCTGTCTCTGTGAAGAACTAACAACAGCTCCAGACCCTGAGGCTCTGTTTCAGGCATCTTCCAAAATGGCCAGG GTTGTTAGTGAGTACTTCCCTTCCGAACAGGCTGCAGACTTTATTGAGGCCACAATGGATAGTATGCTGTCTGCTAACCCCACCTGTGCCACGGCAGCTGGGCTATGGATGAAGATCATCCTAAAGGAGTGTGGAGATGCCATACTGGACCAG GTGCCAGCTATCCTGGATATAATATATAGCCACATGTCTAATATCCAGGAGGGCAGCTTGAGGCAGTTCCTGCTGGAGGCAGTGCCCATTCTAGCTCACCAGCACCTAGAGGCAGTGATCTCCAGCCTCCTCAGCAAGCGTCTGCCGATGGACAG TGACACCACTGAGCTGTGGAGATCTCTGGGGGGGGACCCCTTGCTTGCCACTCAAGTCCTACAGGTCCTGATAGAAAAAATAAAGACGTCAACAAGCCAAGAAGGAAGCGTCACCTCAGAGACTGAAACTGACAGGCATTTGGCAGTTGCTGAACCTCTCTCA GCAACATGTGCCATCTTTGAGGTGGTATCAGCACTGCAGTCGAGCAAAGCTGTGCAGAAGCTGCTCCCAGAGTTGTTTCCTGTTCTCCTGCAGCAGGTCAGCCGAACTTTAGGCCAAAAGATGCCTTTGCCAGTGATCAGCAGTCAGGAGTCATTCCAAAAAGACCGACAACATACTGAAGGCAACCCTTGCCG GTTTTCTGTCCAAGCATTTGAATCCATGCTTTCCAAAGTTGGGAATGTGAGACTGATGAGAGAACTCAGGGAGCAGGGAACGTGGATTCTACTTGAAAACCCCCAGACTCACCATGAGGGAGTGTGTCTGCTGGTGAG AGTTCTGCTAAGATCTGAACTAGTAACACCTGAGATCATCCAAAGCCTCCTCGCCTGGGTGAATTCCCCGACAGAAAACTACCGAGTCACCAGCACAGCTTTCCTTGCCCAG CTCATGAGTGATCCCATGCTCAGGGAGAAGAAGTTCCTGAAGAGTGTCTTACGCGTCTTGGAAGAAAGGTCACAGGATAGGAACAGCATTGTCCGTCAGATGGCTGTAAGAGGCCTGGGAAATATAGTCGATGGGGCGCCTCAGAAG GTGAAAAAGCACAAGAAGTTTCTTCTGGACATACTGATCAGGGCCTTACATGACATTTTCAGTTCTGAAGTCATTGGCGAGAGCATGAATGCACTGGCCAAAGTCCTGAAGCAACTGAAAGAGAAGGACATCGGTTCTTCCTTCAGAGACCTCACCCAACAGATCCGGACCTACTTTGACGAT GAGGATGATGCTCTTCGCTCAGTGGCCTTTGTCCTATTTGGCATCCTGGCTCAGTTGACAAAGAACAAATGGAAGGCCTATTTCACCGAGCAGGTTCGAAAGAGCTGGGTCACGCTTCTGCTGCACCTGCAAGACCCAAACCCCCAGGTTTCAATG AAATGCAGAGCTACATTTCAGCTCTGTTTCCCGTTTTTGGGACTGAAGAGACTCCAACATGTGATTAATAAGCACCTTGATGACACAGCCAAGCTGAATCCTACAGAACTCCAGGAGGACATTTGCAGACACCTT GCCAAAGAGAATTTAGAACTGCTGGAGAACTTATACAAAACCACCCTCACGTACTTCTACAGCAGCTGGGAAGGGATTCGGGCAGCTGCCGCCAAGTTAGCTG GCATCATCCTGGAACACATAGACATGCACCTTATGAAATGGCTGTACCGGGGATATCTGCTGATGT ATCTCCAGGTCCTAGAGAAAGATCCAAGTCCCACTGTTCAGCTGGTGGCAACCGAGATCATAAGTGACATCCGTTCTGGTGGAGTGCTTGAGAAATGA